In Bradyrhizobium guangdongense, the sequence CGCGAGCACCTCGGCTGGGGCGGTCTCCGGCGAGCCGGCATTGAAGGGCGGCGCGGGATTGTATTCGAGGCGGAGCTGAATGGCCTCTGCTGTGGTGCGATCGACCAGCAGCGAGACCAGCGTAAGTGCGAAATCGATTCCCGCGGTGACGCCGCCGCCGGTCACACGGTTGCGATCGATGCAGACGCGCGTCTTCGTCGGCGTCGCCCCGAACAGCGGCAGCATCTCCATCGCGCTCCAATGGGTGGCGGCATTGTAGCCCTTCAACAGCCCCGCCGCCCCCAGCACCAGCGATCCCGTGCAGACGGACGTGATGAACTTGGCGCCAGCAGCCTGCTTGCGCACGAAGTCGAGAGTCTCCTCATCGTTGAGGAGGGCATCGGTGCCGAAGCCGCCGGGAATGCAGATCACATCCAGCTGAGGGCAATCGGTAAAGGTCACGGTCGGCGTCAGCATCAGGACGGAATCGCTCGGCACCGGTTCCAGCGTCTTCCAAATCAGGTGCACCGTCGCGCCCGGGACGGATGAAAACACCTGCAGCGGCCCAGTGAAGTCGAGTTGGGTGACGCGCGGGAACACCAAAAGTCCGATCTGGAGCGATGCCGGCATGAGAGCCTCCGATGAAGAGCTTGACGGACGCAAGATGGCATGATGGCATCCTGTCCAAAATGGCGTATTTCCCTCACTTTCGGACATGAGCATGATCGGCATCCTGATCTTCCCCGATTTCCAGTTGCTCGATGCGGCGGGCCCGATCTCGGTGTTCGAGATCGCCGCACGCGCCAGCGGCAAGCCGCTTGCGCTGCGGGTGCTGGCATTGAACGCGGGCGCCGTGCCCTCGTCGTCGGGCGTCGAGATGATGGCGCGCGATTTCAAATCGGCGAACGCGATCACGACGCTGGTCGTGGCGGGCGGCGCGGGCGTATCGGCATCGGCGAGCTGTCCTGCAACGCTCGCCTTCGTGCAGCGGCTGGCGAGGCGCGGCGTGCGGATCGCCAGCGTCTGCTCGGGCGCCTATGTGCTTGCGGAGGCCGGCCTGCTCGATGGCCGCCGCGCCACCACGCATTGGGGCCGGACGCGCGATTTTGTCGCGCGCTATCCGCAGATCAAGTTCGAGCCGGACCAGATCTTCACCCGCGACGGCAATGTCTGGACGTCGGCCGGGATCAGTGCCGGCATCGACCTCGCGCTCGCGATGGTCACCGAGGACCATGGCGAGGAGATCGCGCAGGCGACCGCGCGCCAGCTCGTGCTCTACCACCGCCGCAGCGGCGGTCAGTCGCAGTTCTCGTCGTTGCTGGAATTGAAGACGCCGAACGGCCGCTTCGGTGCGCTGCTGTCATGGGCGCGGGAGAATCTCGACGCACGGCTGACGGTGGAAGACCTCGCCGATCGCGCCGGCATGAGCGCGCGGCACTTTGCCCGCGCCTTCGCCGCCGAGACCGGCACGACGCCGTCAAAGGCGATCGAGCGATTGCGGATCGAAGTTGCCCGCGAGCGCGTGCAGTCATCTCGGGAAGCCATCGAGCTCGTCGCCGAAACCACCGGCTTCGGCGACCCCGAGCGCATGCGCCGCGCCTTCATCCGCGCCTTCGGCCAACCGCCGCAGGCGCTGCGGCGCGCGGCAAGGGCGGGGTAGGACGAGCTACGGTTGTTAGGAGAACGCCTTGCCGACTTCCCGACCGACCGATGCGATCACATCATTTCGTCCATTCGGGTCGAGCGTTGCGCCGGTGAGGTAGACCGCGATGATGAGCGGCGAGCGCTCGCGCGGCCATACGATGGCGACGTCGTTGCAGGTTCCATGCTCACCTGCGCCGGTCTTGTCGCCGACACGCCAGCCTTGCGGCAGGCCGGCGCGCAAACGCGTATCCCCGGTCTTGTTGGCAATGAGCCATTTGCCGAGTTGATCGCGCCCTTCCGGGGGCAGGACGTCGCCGAGCAGCAAGCGCCGATAATTGGCGGCCATCGCATTCGGGGTCGTCGTGTCGCGGGGATCGTCCGGCGTGGCTTCGTTCAGCTCGGTTTCGGTCCGGTCCAATCTGGTGATGTCGTCGCCAAGGCTCCGCGCGAAGCTGGTCAAGCCGGCCGGACCGCCGATGTTTTTCAGAAGCGCGTTACCGGCGGTGTTGTCGCTCATGGTGATGGCGGCATCGCAAAGCTCGCGAAGCGTCATTCCGTCGCCGCCGACATGCTTGCTCGTGACGGGCGAGGAGGCGACGAGATCGGCCTGCTCGATACGAACGCGCCGTTCAAGGCCTTCCAACTTGCTGCCTACGTCTTTGAGGATTGCTGCCGCCGCAAGCACCTTGAATGTGCTACACATGGGAAAGCGTTCGTCTCCCTTGTGATGGATCGGAATGCCCGTCGTCGTGTCGAGCACGGAGACGCCCAGCCGGCCTCCGCTCTTCGATTCCAACTGTTTGAGGGCTTCAATGAGCGGTGCAGTTCCGCCCGAGGCAGCACGCGAAACGTTCGGCAGGACGAGACTTCCCGCGACCGCAAGTGCAGATGAACCGAATTGACGTCGTGTGAGCATGGAGCACTCCCGTGAATTGCGGGACGGTTTTTGCGTCGCGCTCCGGCAATTGACAAACGATGCTTCGTAAGGCCATCCATAAGTAAAACTTGGATCGGGAAATGGCCCGCCGCCCTGCCAATATTTCGAATCTGCCGCTGAACGCGCTCCGCTCGTTCGAAGCGGCCGCGCGCCATCTCAGCTTCACCAAGGCCGGTCTGGAACTTCGGGTGTCGCAGGCTGCCGTGAGCCAGCAGGTGCGGACTCTGGAAGAGAGTCTGCGCGTCAAGCTCTTCAAGCGGCTGACCCGCGGGCTTGCTCTCACGGAAGAGGGTGAGGCGCTCCAGCCCGTCATATCGAGCGCCTTCAGCCAGATCAATCAGGTCCTGGATCGGTTCGAGAATGGCCGCATGCGCGAGAGTCTGGCCATCGGCGTGGTCGGAACGTTCGCCTCCGGCTGGCTGCTTCCGCGCCTCGGCAGCTTCACCTCGAGCCATCCGCATATCGACGTCAGGATCTTCGCGAACAACAACCGCGTGGATCTCGGCGGCGAAGGATTGGACTACGCCATTCGATTTGGCGACGGCGCGTGGCACGGAACGAGCGCCGAGCCCTTGGTCGAGGCTCACTTCACACCGATGTGCGCGCCCAACGTCGCCAAGCGCCTTAAAGCTCCAATCGATCTCCATAAGGAGGTGCTGTTGCGCTCGTATCGGCCGGGCGAATGGGCGCATTGGTTCGACGAGGTCAAATGCAGGCAACCGCGGATGACGGGCCCGACCTTCGATTCATCGGTTTCCCTGGCGCATGCGGCGGCGCAAGGCGCTGGCGTGGCGCTGCTGCCCGTCGCGTTGTTTGCTGACGATCTGTCGCGCAAGCGGCTGGTTTGCCCCTATGACCGTCAGGTCTTTCTGGGATCCTATTGGCTCACGTCTCTGAAATCAAAACGGCTCTCGCATGCGATGAAAGCGTTTCGCGACTGGATTTTGGAAGAGTGCAAGAAGAAGAGATCGCGTAACGCGTAGCCTGCGTCTGCTCGCCGACGGGTATTGGCGAGGTCCATGCGGCTAGCCTGGACTGGCCCTGCCAGCGGTCGCTTTGGTGGAGGTTTCCGCCCGCGCCGTCAGGCGCCGTGCGATCGGCGTCAGCAGGTATGGCGACAGATGGATCGGAAACTGCGTCATCGCGAAGTACAGCCAGGTGGTGGGTGGCAGCGCGCCTGATGTCGCGGCCAGCATCAGCCCGAGATTGCGTTGCGACACCATCAGCCCGAGCGCCAGCGCGCGCTCGGTGCCGATGCGGCGAAACAGCAAGGTGGTGACGGCGAGCAGTGTGAAATAGACCGCAAAGGCAAGGAGGGCGAGGCTGATGGTGAAGACCGGCTGTGCCATCAGATCGGTTACGACGTCGCCCATGATGGCCGATGCGAAGATGAAGAGGATGACGATGTTGAAGCCGTCGATCGGCTGCTTGTGGCGCTGGATGGCGTCCGCGCCGAACAGCCAGCGGATGACCGTTGCAGCCAGCAGCGACGCGGCGAGGATGCCTGATAGCTTCAGGCCGAGCGTAAGCGGCGATATGCTGAGCAAGCCATCGAGAAAAAAGCTCGCGAACAGCGACGCGGTAAAGGGCACGATCGCGGTTGCGGTGACCAGCGTGACCAGCACGAGCGTGGCGTCGAGACCCATCAGCGCCGCGAGAGCGGGCGAGGCCATCATCGGCGAGGCCATGCTCTGGAGCATCAGCGCCAGCATCAGGCCGGGCGCGCGGTCGGTCAGCCCGGTCGCGTGCGCGATCAATCCGACGATGACGGGCACGCCGATCGTGGTCCAGGCCGTCGCCGTCGCCACCAGCGCCGGCCGGCGCAAATGGCCGTACAGCGCCACGAGGTCCACCCGCATGAAGGAGATGCAGAGCAGAACGAGGATCGCCTCGGTGACATAGGGCCGCAAGAGCGCACCAAGGGGCGGCACGGCGGCAGCGATGAAAACCACCGATGCCACCGCACGCGTGCCCTGGCCGCCAAGCCAGGTCAGGCCGCGGAGCGGAAGGGCGAACATGGTTCGGAGAGCGGGCGGCATTGGGATAGGGGCGACGCTAAACAGGGCGGCCGGCGTCCTGGAACGCCTTGGGAGGGAGAAGAACCCCTGGGACTATTCCATCCGCGGCCCGCTCTGGCCAGCCGGCGCCGGGCAGGGCAGGAATGCCGCCCTTTCCCCGCCGTATTCGGCGTGTTAACCGGGGGCCTGCGAGCGGCGGTATCCCCTGTAGAATGTCCAACAAGCCCGATTCGCTGTTGAAGCCGCGCGAGATGTTCAAAACCTTTACCCTGACAGGCCTTGCGGCGCTGCTGGCCGCCACCGCGCTGACGGTTGCGACGCCCGCGCAGGCGCAGATCGGGACGATCTTCTCCGATCCGCCGCCGCTGCGGCCGCCGGGGACCATCCCCCGTGGCGGGCAGCCGATGCCCCAGCCGACGCCCGACGACGACGAAGAGGTGCCCGAGCTGCCGCCGCAGGGACGGGTGCTGCCGTCACGTCCGATGCCGCCGCCAGGTCGCCAGGGCAACGTCATGCCGGGGCCGGTCGAGAGCCAGCCGCTGGCGCCGCCGCCGGGCTCCACCGTTGCGCCGCAGAACCAGCCGCCGGCCGTCGCCGTTGCGCCGCCGGGTGGGCCCGCCCAACCTGGTGCTGTCCCTGGCCAGCGCCAGCCCCAGCAGAAGGGCGCCCCGCAGCCGGGCGCCGTGCCGCAGGCCCCCGCGAGCCTCCAACCCGGCGATGAGGTCGTCACCGAGCCGCCGGCGCAGAAGATCGTGAACAAGAAGGCGACCTTCTCCGGCCTCGACAAGATCACCGGGCGCATCATCAATTTCGACGAGGATATCGGCGAGACAGTGCAGTTCGGCGCGCTGCGGGTGAAGACCGACGCCTGCTACACGCGGCCGGCGACGGAAGCGGCCAACACCGATGCTTTCGTCGAAGTCGACGAGATCACCTTGCAGGGCGAGGTGAAGCGGATCTTCTCCGGCTGGATGTTTGCCGCAAGCCCCGGTCTGCACGGCGTCGAGCACCCGATCTACGATATCTGGCTCACCGACTGCAAAGAGCCGCAGCAGACCATTGCGACCGCAGCTCCGGATCCTGCGAGCAAACCCGCGCCGCCACCGCCGCCTGCGGCACAGAAGAGGGCGGCCCCAAAGCAGGTGCAGCAGCGTCCGCCGCAGCCTCTGCCGCCGCCGCCACAGCCGCAGGCCGCCCCGCCGCCACCCGAGCAGCGGCCGGGTCTGTTCGGTATCCCCGGGTTTGGCCGCTAGGCCAAATCCCGCGGGATTTGGCAGCCGGTAAACCCGGCTATTGCCGCGAGGCGATGATCTTGAGCGCGCGTGCGCCGGGGATCGCTTCACCATTGGACAGGCGCAGGAAATCGCCGGGCTCGCCGGCGAGCGCCTTGTCGAGCAGCGCGGTGTAGCGCCGCCGCGAGATCTCGGTCGCACCAAAGCTCTTCAGATGCTCGGTGACATATTGCGTGTCGAGCAGCTCGAAGCCGCCATGGATCAGCCGGGCGACCAGATGCACCAGCGCCACCTTGGAGGCATCGCGCGCGGTGTGAAACATGCTCTCGCCGAAGAAGGCGCGCCCCAAGCTGACGCCATAGAGGCCGCCGACGAGGTCGTCGCCCTGCCAGGCCTCGACGCTGTGGCAATGGCCGAGCTCGTAGAGGCCGCCATAGAGGTCGCGGATGCGCTTGTTGATCCAGGTGTCCTCGCGTCCCGGCTGCGGCGCCGCGCAGCCGGCGATGGTGGCCTTGAACGCGGTGTTGACGGTGACGCGAAACACGTCCGAGCGCACGGTGCGGGCCAGCCGCGAAGCGACGCGAAAACCGTCGAGCGGGATCACGCCGCGCATTTCCGGCTCGACCCAGAACAGGGTCGGGTCGTCTGCGCTCTCGGCCATCGGAAAGATGCCGCAGGCGTAAGCGCGCAGCAGCACGGCCGGTGTGATTTCAGATGAAGCGGAGTCGCGCGAAGTCATGGCGTCCGATCATAGCAGGATCGCAATGCGCGTGCGATGGGGGCAATTTCCGGATGCGGGATCAACCCGCTGCAGCGCTGTTCGTCTTGC encodes:
- a CDS encoding DJ-1/PfpI family protein, which gives rise to MPASLQIGLLVFPRVTQLDFTGPLQVFSSVPGATVHLIWKTLEPVPSDSVLMLTPTVTFTDCPQLDVICIPGGFGTDALLNDEETLDFVRKQAAGAKFITSVCTGSLVLGAAGLLKGYNAATHWSAMEMLPLFGATPTKTRVCIDRNRVTGGGVTAGIDFALTLVSLLVDRTTAEAIQLRLEYNPAPPFNAGSPETAPAEVLALMKERVAPSQARRLDAAKLAAERVM
- a CDS encoding GlxA family transcriptional regulator gives rise to the protein MIGILIFPDFQLLDAAGPISVFEIAARASGKPLALRVLALNAGAVPSSSGVEMMARDFKSANAITTLVVAGGAGVSASASCPATLAFVQRLARRGVRIASVCSGAYVLAEAGLLDGRRATTHWGRTRDFVARYPQIKFEPDQIFTRDGNVWTSAGISAGIDLALAMVTEDHGEEIAQATARQLVLYHRRSGGQSQFSSLLELKTPNGRFGALLSWARENLDARLTVEDLADRAGMSARHFARAFAAETGTTPSKAIERLRIEVARERVQSSREAIELVAETTGFGDPERMRRAFIRAFGQPPQALRRAARAG
- the bla gene encoding class A beta-lactamase, yielding MLDTTTGIPIHHKGDERFPMCSTFKVLAAAAILKDVGSKLEGLERRVRIEQADLVASSPVTSKHVGGDGMTLRELCDAAITMSDNTAGNALLKNIGGPAGLTSFARSLGDDITRLDRTETELNEATPDDPRDTTTPNAMAANYRRLLLGDVLPPEGRDQLGKWLIANKTGDTRLRAGLPQGWRVGDKTGAGEHGTCNDVAIVWPRERSPLIIAVYLTGATLDPNGRNDVIASVGREVGKAFS
- a CDS encoding LysR family transcriptional regulator; its protein translation is MARRPANISNLPLNALRSFEAAARHLSFTKAGLELRVSQAAVSQQVRTLEESLRVKLFKRLTRGLALTEEGEALQPVISSAFSQINQVLDRFENGRMRESLAIGVVGTFASGWLLPRLGSFTSSHPHIDVRIFANNNRVDLGGEGLDYAIRFGDGAWHGTSAEPLVEAHFTPMCAPNVAKRLKAPIDLHKEVLLRSYRPGEWAHWFDEVKCRQPRMTGPTFDSSVSLAHAAAQGAGVALLPVALFADDLSRKRLVCPYDRQVFLGSYWLTSLKSKRLSHAMKAFRDWILEECKKKRSRNA
- a CDS encoding Na+-dependent transporter is translated as MPPALRTMFALPLRGLTWLGGQGTRAVASVVFIAAAVPPLGALLRPYVTEAILVLLCISFMRVDLVALYGHLRRPALVATATAWTTIGVPVIVGLIAHATGLTDRAPGLMLALMLQSMASPMMASPALAALMGLDATLVLVTLVTATAIVPFTASLFASFFLDGLLSISPLTLGLKLSGILAASLLAATVIRWLFGADAIQRHKQPIDGFNIVILFIFASAIMGDVVTDLMAQPVFTISLALLAFAVYFTLLAVTTLLFRRIGTERALALGLMVSQRNLGLMLAATSGALPPTTWLYFAMTQFPIHLSPYLLTPIARRLTARAETSTKATAGRASPG
- a CDS encoding DUF2155 domain-containing protein, yielding MSNKPDSLLKPREMFKTFTLTGLAALLAATALTVATPAQAQIGTIFSDPPPLRPPGTIPRGGQPMPQPTPDDDEEVPELPPQGRVLPSRPMPPPGRQGNVMPGPVESQPLAPPPGSTVAPQNQPPAVAVAPPGGPAQPGAVPGQRQPQQKGAPQPGAVPQAPASLQPGDEVVTEPPAQKIVNKKATFSGLDKITGRIINFDEDIGETVQFGALRVKTDACYTRPATEAANTDAFVEVDEITLQGEVKRIFSGWMFAASPGLHGVEHPIYDIWLTDCKEPQQTIATAAPDPASKPAPPPPPAAQKRAAPKQVQQRPPQPLPPPPQPQAAPPPPEQRPGLFGIPGFGR
- the aat gene encoding leucyl/phenylalanyl-tRNA--protein transferase, producing the protein MTSRDSASSEITPAVLLRAYACGIFPMAESADDPTLFWVEPEMRGVIPLDGFRVASRLARTVRSDVFRVTVNTAFKATIAGCAAPQPGREDTWINKRIRDLYGGLYELGHCHSVEAWQGDDLVGGLYGVSLGRAFFGESMFHTARDASKVALVHLVARLIHGGFELLDTQYVTEHLKSFGATEISRRRYTALLDKALAGEPGDFLRLSNGEAIPGARALKIIASRQ